One region of Rhodocaloribacter litoris genomic DNA includes:
- a CDS encoding alkaline phosphatase, with protein MSHTLRALLWMLVLMLPLAASAQKKNVILFIGDGHGIAPRTATRMALGQGQDGSRFSDDPNFHLLASDRLRYNAMVTTHSLNSWITDSAPGASVYAVGKAGKVDNEYISLDPVTGAPLETILEAAKKAGYAVGLVSTTRITHATPAAFASHVWNRDLEDYIAAQYLSATQAEYEAIFNAGPGYDAARDWVLPAPKEGVHLDVILGGGARHFLPRTNPNANGNATVVDRDGNPITDGAAPVTLSGRRSDEVDLVEIAKTRGFRYVNSRDALLAVLDDLDAFTPENDTRLLGLFSSSHRSYEAERQLLFPWEPALWEMTQVAIEVLKRKSDKGFFLIVEGGRIDHLEHANAGGIGYEGSNYTVVADKEAIIAEDVYGGGTDRLAGVYGSDYMIKEVLDFDYAIGEGLNLMNDATAGQTLLMTTSDHECGGFTVVGLHDAADAQGNGTLVRTYARQPEKTDGQFTPVPQNIDRGDDELGGWFPEYTLVPFQGKMWPEPSGPNARRIVIAYGSNPLVNGNGGTIGTTPGNHTPQDVWVGADDNVGGTYAGRITGRGLLDNTDLFPIMADFLNVQTSTRIEQESDLPGRFGAVEAFPNPFQGTLRVALDVAEAQPVDLEVYNALGQRVRILERGKRLAPGRHEVAWDGRDDAGLAVASGLYLIVARSGDQITSRQVIRLR; from the coding sequence ATGTCCCACACGCTACGCGCCCTGCTGTGGATGCTCGTCCTGATGCTCCCGCTGGCGGCATCCGCGCAGAAAAAGAATGTCATCCTGTTCATCGGCGACGGCCACGGCATCGCACCGCGGACGGCCACCCGCATGGCCCTCGGCCAGGGCCAGGACGGCAGCCGCTTCTCCGACGATCCGAATTTTCACCTGCTGGCCTCCGATCGGCTGCGCTACAACGCCATGGTGACCACCCACTCGCTCAACTCATGGATCACCGACTCGGCACCGGGAGCCTCCGTCTATGCCGTGGGGAAGGCGGGCAAAGTGGATAACGAGTACATCTCGCTCGATCCGGTGACCGGGGCCCCGCTGGAGACGATCCTGGAGGCCGCAAAGAAGGCCGGCTACGCCGTCGGGCTCGTCTCCACGACGCGCATCACCCATGCCACCCCGGCTGCCTTTGCCTCGCACGTCTGGAACCGGGATCTGGAGGATTACATCGCCGCGCAGTACCTCTCGGCCACGCAGGCGGAGTATGAGGCGATCTTCAACGCCGGGCCGGGCTACGATGCCGCCCGCGACTGGGTGCTGCCGGCACCGAAGGAGGGCGTTCACCTCGACGTGATCCTCGGCGGCGGCGCCCGCCACTTCCTGCCCCGTACCAACCCGAACGCCAATGGCAACGCCACGGTCGTCGACCGCGACGGCAACCCGATCACGGACGGGGCAGCGCCCGTCACCCTGAGCGGCCGCCGCAGCGACGAGGTGGACCTGGTCGAGATCGCCAAGACACGGGGCTTCCGCTACGTCAACAGCCGGGATGCCCTGCTGGCCGTGCTGGACGACCTCGATGCCTTCACCCCGGAGAACGACACCCGCCTGCTGGGGCTCTTCAGCAGCTCCCATCGCAGCTACGAGGCCGAGCGCCAGCTCCTCTTCCCGTGGGAGCCGGCCCTCTGGGAAATGACGCAGGTTGCCATCGAGGTGCTCAAGCGCAAGAGCGACAAGGGCTTTTTTCTCATCGTCGAGGGCGGCCGCATCGACCACCTCGAACATGCCAATGCCGGCGGCATCGGCTATGAAGGCAGCAACTACACGGTCGTCGCCGACAAAGAAGCTATCATCGCCGAGGACGTCTACGGCGGCGGCACCGACCGCCTGGCGGGTGTCTACGGCTCGGATTACATGATCAAAGAAGTACTGGACTTCGACTATGCCATCGGCGAGGGCCTCAACCTGATGAACGACGCCACAGCCGGGCAGACGCTCCTGATGACTACCTCCGATCACGAATGCGGCGGCTTCACGGTCGTCGGCCTCCACGATGCCGCCGACGCGCAGGGCAACGGCACGTTGGTGCGCACCTACGCCCGGCAACCGGAGAAAACCGACGGGCAGTTCACCCCGGTCCCGCAAAACATCGACCGGGGCGATGACGAGCTCGGCGGCTGGTTCCCCGAATACACGCTCGTCCCGTTTCAGGGTAAGATGTGGCCGGAGCCGAGCGGCCCGAACGCGCGCCGCATCGTCATCGCCTACGGGTCGAACCCGCTCGTCAATGGCAACGGCGGCACCATCGGCACCACGCCCGGCAACCACACGCCGCAGGACGTCTGGGTCGGCGCCGACGACAACGTGGGCGGCACCTATGCCGGCCGGATCACCGGACGCGGCCTGCTCGACAACACCGACCTCTTCCCCATCATGGCCGACTTCCTGAACGTGCAGACCTCGACCCGCATCGAGCAGGAATCGGATCTCCCGGGGCGCTTCGGTGCCGTGGAGGCGTTCCCGAACCCGTTCCAGGGCACGCTCCGCGTGGCGCTCGACGTGGCGGAGGCGCAGCCGGTGGACCTGGAGGTGTACAATGCCCTGGGCCAGCGCGTGCGGATCCTCGAACGCGGGAAGCGCCTGGCGCCGGGACGCCACGAGGTCGCCTGGGACGGCCGGGACGATGCGGGCCTGGCCGTGGCCTCCGGCCTCTATCTGATCGTGGCCCGCAGCGGCGACCAGATCACCTCACGGCAGGTCATCCGCCTCCGCTGA